In Rhizobium sp. ARZ01, a genomic segment contains:
- a CDS encoding universal stress protein: MSYKTITAVLSTAEDAEKVTQHAIALAERHGAHLIGVHAETPIVVTIAAPMEFPDPNAIMEQQAQAQEVSRAIQKTFRTLAQRAGVPHEWRLFTGSAGYSASGVIDSARASDLVVAVQLDPTGNGPSRADIEDLLYESGRPLCLISDAVAGPEVPERVLVAWNGTRESARAVFDALPLLQEAKQIEIFTVDAHDSASEHAAFSGAEIASALTRHGLTVTVNSVSSGGDTVAHVINRRVSQTGANLLVMGAFSHSWLRHRLFGGVTSAMMKDLRVPAIMSR; the protein is encoded by the coding sequence ATGTCGTACAAGACCATCACCGCCGTACTCAGTACCGCGGAGGACGCCGAAAAGGTCACGCAGCACGCGATAGCACTCGCCGAGCGGCACGGAGCACATCTGATTGGCGTTCACGCGGAAACACCGATCGTGGTCACGATCGCAGCGCCGATGGAGTTTCCCGATCCCAACGCCATCATGGAGCAGCAGGCGCAGGCGCAGGAGGTCTCGCGCGCAATCCAGAAGACCTTCCGCACACTCGCCCAACGCGCCGGCGTTCCCCATGAATGGCGGCTCTTCACCGGCAGCGCCGGCTATAGCGCCAGCGGCGTCATCGACAGCGCGCGGGCAAGCGACCTGGTGGTTGCGGTGCAACTGGACCCGACAGGCAACGGCCCTTCTCGCGCCGACATCGAGGACCTGCTCTACGAGAGTGGTCGGCCGCTTTGCCTGATCTCCGACGCCGTCGCGGGCCCCGAAGTCCCCGAACGCGTGCTGGTTGCCTGGAATGGTACGCGCGAATCGGCACGCGCCGTCTTCGACGCGCTGCCGCTGCTGCAGGAGGCAAAGCAGATCGAGATATTCACGGTCGATGCCCATGACAGCGCTTCTGAGCATGCGGCCTTTTCGGGCGCAGAGATCGCGTCTGCGCTCACGCGTCACGGCTTGACGGTCACCGTCAATTCGGTCAGCTCCGGCGGCGACACGGTTGCGCACGTCATCAACCGCCGCGTCAGCCAGACGGGCGCGAACCTGCTGGTCATGGGTGCCTTCAGTCATTCCTGGCTGCGGCACCGCCTGTTCGGCGGCGTTACCAGCGCGATGATGAAGGACCTGCGCGTACCGGCGATCATGTCGCGCTGA
- the wrbA gene encoding NAD(P)H:quinone oxidoreductase type IV — protein MAKVLVLYYSAYGHIETMANAVAEGVRSAGAEAVVKRVPELVPEEVAKASHFKLDQAAPIATIDELEEYDAIIVGAGTRFGTVASQMRNFWDQTGGLWFNGKLVGKIGSIFTSSATQHGGQESTLLSFMPTFLHHGMVVAGLPYAFQGQMGVDEIKGGSPYGASTIADADGSRQPSAVELDGARFQGAHVAKLAAKLVG, from the coding sequence ATGGCAAAAGTACTGGTTCTTTACTACTCCGCCTACGGGCATATCGAAACCATGGCGAATGCAGTCGCCGAGGGCGTGCGTTCCGCAGGTGCCGAGGCGGTGGTGAAGCGCGTTCCGGAACTGGTTCCGGAAGAGGTCGCCAAGGCCTCGCATTTCAAGCTCGATCAGGCAGCACCGATTGCGACCATCGACGAACTGGAAGAATATGACGCGATCATCGTCGGCGCCGGCACACGCTTCGGCACCGTTGCGTCGCAGATGCGCAATTTCTGGGATCAGACCGGCGGCCTGTGGTTCAACGGCAAGCTCGTGGGTAAAATTGGGTCGATCTTCACCTCGTCTGCGACGCAGCACGGCGGCCAGGAGTCGACCCTCCTGAGCTTCATGCCGACGTTCCTGCACCACGGTATGGTCGTCGCCGGCCTGCCTTACGCCTTCCAGGGCCAGATGGGCGTCGATGAGATCAAGGGCGGCTCGCCCTACGGCGCCTCGACGATCGCCGACGCCGACGGCTCGCGTCAGCCTTCCGCCGTCGAACTCGACGGCGCCCGGTTCCAGGGCGCGCATGTCGCAAAGCTGGCGGCGAAGCTGGTCGGCTGA
- a CDS encoding competence/damage-inducible protein A yields the protein MTSAKIITAAMLAIGDELLSGRTKDKNIGHLADMLFLAGIDLKEVRIVADEEDMIVEALNALRGRYDYVFTSGGIGPTHDDITADAVAKAFGMPCTHDAAAMELMGAMYARRGMEFNEARQRMARMPVGARHIPNSVSTAPGFSIGNVHVMAGVPQVFIAMLDVLLPTLQTGAPVLSRSVASPFGEGDIGTQLTAIQKAHPETSIGSYPRFDGTRFSTEIVIRSREEKAAEAAEKDILAMIGEIASAKAAT from the coding sequence ATGACTTCCGCCAAGATCATCACCGCCGCGATGCTCGCCATCGGCGACGAGCTGCTGTCCGGCCGCACCAAGGACAAGAACATCGGGCATCTGGCAGACATGCTCTTTCTCGCCGGCATCGACCTCAAGGAAGTCCGCATCGTCGCTGACGAGGAAGACATGATCGTCGAAGCGCTGAACGCCTTGCGGGGGCGATACGACTATGTCTTCACCTCCGGCGGCATCGGGCCGACCCATGACGACATCACCGCCGACGCCGTTGCCAAGGCGTTCGGCATGCCCTGTACGCACGATGCGGCAGCGATGGAATTGATGGGTGCGATGTATGCCCGGCGCGGCATGGAGTTCAACGAGGCGCGGCAGCGGATGGCGCGGATGCCCGTCGGCGCCCGGCATATCCCCAACAGCGTCTCGACCGCACCCGGTTTCAGCATCGGCAACGTCCATGTGATGGCCGGCGTTCCGCAGGTGTTCATCGCGATGCTGGACGTTCTGCTGCCGACGCTTCAGACCGGCGCGCCCGTGCTGTCACGCAGTGTCGCCTCCCCCTTCGGCGAAGGCGATATTGGCACCCAGCTCACCGCCATCCAGAAGGCCCATCCCGAAACCTCGATCGGCTCCTATCCGCGGTTCGACGGAACGCGCTTCTCGACCGAGATCGTCATTCGCAGCCGAGAGGAAAAAGCGGCTGAAGCGGCGGAAAAGGATATCCTCGCAATGATCGGCGAAATTGCGTCGGCAAAGGCGGCAACTTGA
- a CDS encoding NADH-quinone oxidoreductase subunit A, translating into MTELLGSYIPIAIFIGIALVIGIALLIAPFAVAYKAPDSEKLSAYECGFNAFDDARMKFDIRFYLVSILFIIFDLEVAFLFPWAVSFHDLGWFGFWSMMVFLLVLTIGFIYEWKKGALEWN; encoded by the coding sequence ATGACTGAACTTCTCGGATCCTACATCCCGATCGCCATCTTCATCGGCATAGCGCTTGTGATCGGCATCGCGCTTCTCATCGCGCCCTTTGCTGTCGCCTATAAGGCGCCCGATTCGGAAAAGCTCTCGGCCTATGAGTGCGGCTTCAATGCATTCGACGATGCGCGCATGAAATTCGACATCCGCTTCTACCTGGTGTCGATTCTCTTCATCATCTTCGATCTCGAGGTCGCATTCCTTTTCCCCTGGGCGGTCTCGTTCCACGATCTTGGCTGGTTCGGTTTCTGGTCGATGATGGTTTTCCTCTTGGTGCTCACCATCGGCTTCATCTATGAATGGAAGAAGGGAGCGCTGGAATGGAATTGA
- a CDS encoding amidohydrolase family protein: MMTNKTTFHSARLADGRLVNIRVSGGTIEAIDSAGSPVEGSSEDLRGRLVIPGLVEGHIHLDTSFYGDEWKPHRPCTNGFDVRERVAFQADNMAKAAPMDVRARNQLELCIANGATHMRSHVMVDGSVGLKSLETILSVRDEYRDRIDIQLVAFPQNGILSSPGTPQLLDEAIRLGADLVGGLDPASFDRDVEKHLDVVFGVAEKRGVDVDIHLHDMGTLGIFEIEQICARTQALAMGGKVAISHAYGLGDVPEDLAKRTGALLARSGVAIMTNAPGDHGFPPVALLRSEGVTVFSGSDNIRDSWWPFGDGDMLSRASMIAYRSGFYTDDMLAAAFDVVTEAGARALGLEDYGIRPGARADFVVLDAPHVPQAVIEVPKPRDVYKGGRLVASNGRLV, translated from the coding sequence ATGATGACGAACAAAACGACCTTCCATAGCGCTAGGCTCGCCGACGGACGCCTCGTGAATATCCGTGTTTCCGGCGGCACGATCGAAGCGATCGACAGCGCCGGATCGCCAGTCGAAGGGTCTTCGGAAGACCTGCGCGGGCGCCTTGTGATTCCCGGGCTCGTCGAGGGCCATATCCATCTCGACACAAGCTTCTACGGCGACGAATGGAAGCCACATCGCCCTTGCACCAACGGGTTCGACGTGCGTGAGCGGGTGGCGTTTCAGGCAGACAACATGGCGAAGGCGGCGCCGATGGACGTCAGGGCGCGCAATCAACTGGAACTGTGTATCGCCAATGGCGCCACGCACATGCGCAGCCACGTGATGGTAGACGGTTCGGTCGGGCTGAAATCGCTGGAGACGATTCTCTCGGTTCGCGACGAATATCGCGATAGAATCGATATCCAACTCGTGGCCTTCCCGCAAAACGGCATTCTTTCCAGTCCCGGCACGCCGCAATTGCTCGATGAAGCGATCAGGCTCGGCGCTGATCTGGTTGGCGGGCTCGATCCCGCAAGTTTTGACCGTGATGTCGAAAAACACCTCGACGTCGTGTTCGGCGTGGCCGAGAAGCGCGGCGTCGACGTCGATATCCACCTGCACGACATGGGTACGCTCGGCATCTTCGAGATCGAGCAGATCTGTGCGCGAACACAGGCGCTCGCAATGGGCGGCAAAGTGGCGATCAGCCACGCCTACGGCCTCGGCGACGTGCCTGAGGATCTAGCAAAGCGCACCGGCGCCCTGCTCGCCCGATCCGGCGTCGCGATCATGACCAACGCGCCTGGCGACCATGGCTTCCCGCCGGTCGCGCTTCTGAGAAGCGAGGGGGTCACGGTTTTCTCCGGCAGCGATAACATTCGCGATTCGTGGTGGCCCTTCGGCGACGGCGACATGCTCAGCCGAGCCTCGATGATCGCCTATCGCTCGGGCTTTTATACCGACGATATGCTCGCCGCTGCTTTCGATGTCGTGACCGAAGCAGGAGCACGTGCGCTCGGGCTCGAAGACTATGGGATCCGCCCTGGCGCTCGGGCCGATTTCGTCGTGCTCGATGCACCGCACGTCCCGCAGGCCGTGATCGAAGTGCCCAAGCCGCGCGACGTCTACAAGGGCGGCCGGCTCGTGGCCTCCAATGGAAGGCTCGTCTGA